A single window of Cytobacillus luteolus DNA harbors:
- a CDS encoding alpha/beta fold hydrolase: protein MMEYSEYRVDHNGTKIHYLEINSHLKETTPLVIVPGLSESAEDYISVLEKLAPRHCVVITLRGRGKSDSPKTGYTLEDHIADIDSVITHLKLNEYVLMGFSRGVSYAIGYALQNTKALKGLIIGDYPAVHTQLPEGWVYFFSSLPPWRGKALKQRMSKDALRGLQQESYLVPFWDELSKIKCPVLIIRGGKLGAVLSEDDVKKYQDKIPHAQVEVFVGHDHNLFEPDEETFIQTTELFMEGIE, encoded by the coding sequence ATGATGGAGTATAGTGAATACAGGGTTGATCACAATGGTACAAAAATCCATTACTTAGAGATAAACAGTCATCTAAAAGAAACTACGCCTCTCGTTATTGTTCCGGGACTTTCAGAAAGTGCAGAGGACTATATATCAGTCCTGGAAAAGCTTGCTCCTAGACATTGTGTTGTGATCACACTTAGAGGTCGTGGCAAGAGTGATTCTCCTAAAACTGGATACACTCTAGAAGACCACATTGCAGATATTGATTCAGTGATTACTCATCTTAAATTAAATGAGTATGTTTTGATGGGCTTTTCAAGAGGAGTTTCCTATGCAATTGGATACGCGCTCCAAAATACAAAAGCTTTAAAAGGTCTCATCATAGGAGATTATCCAGCAGTGCATACTCAACTCCCTGAAGGATGGGTGTACTTTTTTTCTTCATTACCACCTTGGAGAGGGAAAGCGTTAAAACAAAGAATGAGTAAAGATGCTTTACGTGGACTTCAACAAGAGTCTTATCTTGTACCATTTTGGGATGAATTAAGTAAGATTAAGTGCCCAGTCCTTATTATTCGTGGCGGTAAATTAGGTGCTGTTTTATCGGAAGACGATGTTAAAAAATATCAAGATAAAATCCCACATGCGCAGGTAGAAGTATTTGTAGGACATGATCATAACCTTTTTGAACCAGATGAAGAAACTTTTATTCAGACAACAGAATTGTTTATGGAAGGTATAGAATAA
- a CDS encoding SIR2 family NAD-dependent protein deacylase, with amino-acid sequence MKVKDNSSDGVAILASWLKEARHTTVLTGAGMSTESNIPDFRSKSGWWNNIDPRTVATTKALKRDYDLFHEFYSMRIRGLEKCSPHKGHKILSAWEGRGLIQAIATQNVDGYHIAAGNESVYELHGSIHKIRCDKCSTPDSIDHFLDKESCHSCGGKLRPGVVLFGETLPEESWNTAMSHIRKSDLVIVIGTSLEVYPASELPSMTNGRKVYINAEIDYHATQFDLTIEGKAGKILKQVNELLNL; translated from the coding sequence ATGAAAGTGAAAGATAACTCTTCAGATGGAGTAGCTATTTTAGCATCATGGCTTAAAGAGGCTAGACATACAACGGTTCTTACTGGGGCTGGGATGTCTACAGAATCGAATATTCCAGACTTTCGTTCGAAAAGTGGATGGTGGAATAATATTGATCCTAGAACGGTGGCTACAACTAAGGCACTTAAAAGAGATTATGATTTATTTCATGAATTTTATAGTATGCGAATTAGGGGGCTTGAAAAATGTTCTCCCCATAAAGGACATAAAATACTGTCTGCATGGGAAGGTAGAGGGCTAATCCAAGCTATAGCCACACAAAATGTAGACGGATATCACATTGCTGCAGGCAATGAATCTGTATATGAACTCCATGGTTCAATTCATAAAATTCGTTGTGATAAGTGCTCAACTCCAGACTCTATAGATCACTTCTTAGATAAAGAAAGTTGTCATTCTTGTGGAGGGAAGCTTCGTCCAGGAGTGGTTTTATTTGGAGAAACACTTCCTGAAGAAAGTTGGAATACAGCAATGAGCCATATAAGAAAATCTGATCTTGTTATTGTTATCGGAACAAGTCTTGAAGTGTATCCTGCTAGTGAACTACCTAGTATGACCAATGGGAGAAAAGTGTATATCAATGCTGAAATTGACTACCATGCTACTCAATTTGACTTAACTATAGAGGGTAAAGCGGGAAAGATATTGAAGCAAGTGAATGAGTTATTGAATTTATGA
- a CDS encoding DUF4145 domain-containing protein produces MKNTPYFYQFLEPLSKELALLARELESSIFSSPRTMLTHARVFVENILINVMAYENMKEHPTITLKDRLQMLENDGILTADIRDALHNIRKAGNQASHDARMFRYSEALLSWEELYKVVKWYIEVYAPLSIKVPDYQDPSAPKEQAYDISELEVRLKTLEQLLIVSMQKETNSNSSEAEVAATTTEESITFEEPGFTKIRTISYKGETLDIPYFLRDAFLLPQRFEKSETFLIRLGAEQQARIMSELPSNLEGLYTHVKRFNEKNDEQLFNELKVFIEEEKIRRKIKLQRQGELFLFYKAEHFILTEELKQVPLTTEEFKGVPSLIKQLNEEQIYKVGQLPMELVILGKYKNVGVVNIGRFFEQLKQK; encoded by the coding sequence ATGAAGAATACACCTTATTTTTATCAGTTTCTAGAGCCATTATCAAAGGAACTAGCCCTTCTTGCAAGGGAGCTTGAATCTAGTATTTTTTCTAGTCCTAGAACGATGTTAACACATGCTAGAGTGTTTGTTGAAAACATCTTAATTAACGTGATGGCCTATGAAAATATGAAAGAACATCCTACAATAACGTTAAAAGATCGACTTCAAATGCTAGAGAATGATGGTATTTTAACAGCAGATATTCGTGATGCATTGCACAATATTCGAAAAGCAGGTAACCAAGCTTCGCATGATGCGAGAATGTTCCGCTACTCAGAAGCACTGTTGTCTTGGGAAGAGCTATACAAAGTGGTTAAATGGTACATTGAGGTATACGCACCTCTTTCAATTAAAGTACCTGATTATCAAGATCCATCAGCACCAAAAGAACAAGCCTATGACATTAGTGAACTAGAAGTGCGTTTGAAAACACTTGAACAATTATTAATTGTATCAATGCAGAAGGAAACGAATTCAAATTCATCTGAAGCTGAAGTGGCAGCAACGACGACAGAAGAGTCGATAACATTTGAAGAACCTGGATTTACAAAAATCAGGACCATTTCCTATAAGGGTGAAACATTAGATATTCCTTACTTTTTACGAGACGCATTCTTACTTCCACAACGGTTTGAAAAATCAGAGACGTTTCTAATTCGTCTTGGCGCAGAGCAACAGGCTCGAATTATGAGTGAACTTCCTAGTAATTTAGAAGGTCTCTATACTCATGTAAAACGCTTTAATGAAAAGAACGATGAACAATTGTTTAATGAATTAAAAGTCTTCATCGAGGAAGAAAAGATTCGGAGAAAGATTAAACTACAGCGTCAAGGAGAACTGTTCCTATTTTATAAGGCTGAACATTTTATTCTGACTGAGGAACTTAAGCAAGTCCCACTTACCACAGAAGAATTTAAGGGAGTGCCAAGCCTTATTAAACAGCTTAACGAGGAACAAATCTATAAAGTTGGGCAATTGCCGATGGAACTAGTGATTTTAGGTAAATATAAAAACGTTGGTGTTGTTAACATTGGAAGATTTTTTGAACAATTGAAGCAGAAGTAG
- a CDS encoding inositol monophosphatase family protein, with translation MDLDIKELGQFASGIVSEAGLLLLKLRNDSLDFEEKKNHADLVTVVDSAVERFLVDKIVERYPSHGIVGEEGVFETNVSHFDTQWIIDPIDGTTNFIHNFPYYGISVGIVHKGIGVIGVVYNPSMNELYFAEKDHGAYVNGEKLSLDKPMLFKEALVSSTMFWEDTRKKDAIHPSLLHIYKTTRGLRLVGGAAISLCEIAKGTLSAYVAPMLSAWDYAGGVIVLKEAGGVITRLDGTSVSFKESGSILAAHPSIHQELLSIYTD, from the coding sequence ATGGATTTAGATATTAAGGAACTTGGTCAATTTGCATCAGGGATCGTAAGTGAAGCGGGTCTATTGCTGTTAAAGTTAAGAAACGATTCTTTAGACTTTGAGGAAAAAAAGAATCATGCGGATTTAGTTACTGTAGTTGATAGTGCAGTTGAGAGGTTTTTAGTGGACAAAATAGTAGAGAGATACCCTAGTCATGGGATCGTTGGCGAAGAAGGGGTGTTTGAGACGAATGTTTCTCACTTCGACACGCAGTGGATTATTGATCCGATTGATGGAACAACGAATTTTATACATAACTTTCCGTATTACGGCATTTCTGTAGGAATTGTACATAAAGGGATAGGAGTAATTGGAGTCGTCTATAATCCTTCAATGAATGAGTTATATTTTGCAGAAAAAGACCATGGGGCATATGTGAATGGTGAGAAGTTAAGCCTAGATAAGCCAATGTTGTTCAAAGAAGCCCTTGTCTCATCAACAATGTTTTGGGAAGATACAAGGAAGAAGGATGCCATCCATCCAAGTCTGTTACATATCTACAAAACCACGAGGGGCCTTCGCTTAGTTGGGGGTGCAGCTATTAGTTTATGTGAAATTGCCAAGGGTACACTTAGTGCATATGTTGCACCAATGTTAAGTGCATGGGATTATGCTGGAGGAGTTATTGTTTTAAAAGAAGCAGGTGGAGTCATTACGAGGTTAGATGGAACATCTGTTTCATTTAAAGAAAGTGGCAGTATATTGGCTGCTCATCCAAGTATCCATCAAGAGCTTCTATCCATCTATACTGATTAG
- a CDS encoding TetR/AcrR family transcriptional regulator produces MSTKKSSKDKIIETSSILFQTQGYHATGLNQITKESGAPKGSLYYYFPEGKEQLASEAVESTSILVANRIREGLQCSDDPITAIQTFINNLADDYEKSDVKQGLPVAAVALETAHTSEVLRQSCLNSYEMWHNVFADKLISGGYNKEDAQEVGLVINAMIEGAFINVLLQQNSDPLRKVARHIPKLLS; encoded by the coding sequence TTGAGTACTAAAAAATCATCCAAGGATAAAATCATAGAAACATCGTCCATCTTGTTTCAAACACAAGGTTATCATGCAACAGGTTTAAATCAGATTACAAAAGAAAGTGGTGCACCAAAAGGCTCATTGTACTATTACTTTCCTGAGGGAAAGGAGCAGTTGGCAAGTGAAGCAGTAGAAAGTACTTCGATTCTTGTTGCCAATCGTATTAGAGAAGGATTACAGTGTAGCGACGACCCTATTACAGCTATACAAACATTTATTAACAACTTAGCTGATGATTACGAAAAAAGTGATGTCAAACAGGGTCTTCCAGTTGCGGCTGTAGCACTTGAAACAGCTCATACGAGTGAAGTTCTTAGGCAATCTTGTCTGAACTCCTATGAAATGTGGCATAACGTTTTTGCAGATAAATTAATCTCAGGCGGTTATAACAAAGAAGATGCACAAGAAGTGGGTCTAGTCATTAATGCAATGATCGAGGGTGCTTTTATTAATGTATTATTGCAACAGAACAGTGATCCTTTAAGAAAGGTAGCTCGTCATATCCCGAAATTACTGTCTTAA
- a CDS encoding SDR family oxidoreductase — protein MKPAILVTGATGNIGYYVVKELSAKNERVRVALRNVNKDKEVFSQYEVDMVRFDFLDPSTYDQALDGVKKVFLIRPPQLANPKKDMKHFIDKLSEKGIEEIVFVSLMGVENNPVVPHRKIEDMIVASGIEYTFLRPGFFMQNLNTTHRDDIALRNELFMPVGKAKTSFIDTRDIAAVATVCLTEPGHLGGKYTLTGAESIDYHEVATILSKTLGREIEYKNPGVLEFRKTIIKRGIKKEYANVMTMLYVLTRLGTAEKTTDDVEKILKRKPITFEQYAKDFQEEWK, from the coding sequence ATGAAACCAGCCATACTAGTTACCGGTGCAACAGGAAATATTGGATATTATGTTGTGAAAGAACTTTCTGCAAAGAATGAGAGGGTTCGTGTTGCATTAAGAAATGTTAATAAAGATAAAGAAGTTTTTTCACAGTATGAAGTTGACATGGTAAGATTCGATTTCTTAGATCCATCAACATATGATCAAGCACTAGATGGAGTGAAGAAGGTATTTTTGATCCGTCCTCCACAGCTTGCAAACCCAAAGAAAGATATGAAACATTTTATCGATAAACTCAGTGAAAAAGGTATTGAGGAAATTGTTTTTGTATCTTTAATGGGAGTTGAGAACAACCCAGTTGTACCTCATCGGAAAATAGAGGATATGATAGTTGCCTCTGGAATAGAATATACCTTCTTACGACCAGGTTTTTTTATGCAGAACTTAAATACTACCCATCGTGATGATATTGCGTTACGTAATGAATTATTTATGCCAGTAGGGAAGGCAAAGACTAGTTTTATTGATACAAGAGACATTGCTGCTGTTGCTACCGTTTGTTTAACTGAACCAGGTCATTTAGGTGGAAAATATACGTTAACAGGAGCAGAATCCATTGACTATCATGAAGTGGCTACTATACTATCAAAAACTTTAGGAAGAGAAATAGAATATAAAAATCCCGGAGTATTAGAGTTTCGAAAAACAATCATAAAGAGAGGAATTAAAAAGGAATATGCAAATGTCATGACCATGCTTTATGTTCTAACTCGTTTAGGTACGGCCGAAAAGACAACAGATGATGTTGAAAAAATTCTAAAACGAAAGCCTATTACTTTTGAACAGTACGCGAAGGATTTTCAAGAGGAATGGAAGTAG
- the yfbR gene encoding 5'-deoxynucleotidase, with protein MESHLLANLYRLRYIERWSLMRNVMKENVAEHSFHVSVLTHCLCSIANVVFNKEVNTERAVTLSLFHDVTEVFTGDIPTPVKHHNRDILKNFRDIEELAAEKLTSQAPEELREVYRDVIQKQAEEELSRYIKAADLLDAYLKCATELSAGNREFVVAKKQIEEKINSLNMPEVEYFLTHLAPSFEKTLDEISE; from the coding sequence ATGGAAAGTCATTTATTAGCCAATTTATATCGGTTAAGGTACATTGAACGCTGGAGCTTAATGAGAAATGTGATGAAGGAGAATGTAGCTGAACACTCCTTTCATGTATCTGTCTTAACACATTGTCTCTGCTCAATCGCAAATGTTGTATTTAATAAAGAAGTGAATACAGAAAGAGCCGTCACTTTATCTCTCTTTCATGACGTTACAGAAGTTTTTACTGGTGATATACCGACTCCAGTCAAGCACCATAATCGTGATATTCTAAAGAATTTTAGAGATATTGAGGAATTGGCTGCAGAAAAATTAACTAGTCAAGCTCCTGAAGAATTAAGAGAAGTCTATAGAGATGTAATACAAAAACAGGCTGAGGAAGAGCTGTCACGATATATAAAAGCCGCAGATCTTTTGGATGCATACTTAAAGTGTGCAACTGAATTATCCGCTGGAAACAGAGAGTTTGTTGTAGCAAAAAAACAAATAGAGGAAAAAATAAACAGCTTAAACATGCCTGAGGTGGAATACTTTCTAACCCACCTCGCACCGAGCTTTGAAAAAACGTTAGATGAAATTTCGGAGTAG
- a CDS encoding DUF2642 domain-containing protein: MNNMYPLVRQPMQSMSMLQPEQVVVVEPFVYSATCSLVGKPVVLETTRGRLTGVVMDVKPDHLVIKERDSTFFVRLCKVVWIMPDIN; this comes from the coding sequence ATGAATAATATGTATCCTCTAGTCCGGCAGCCAATGCAATCAATGTCTATGTTGCAGCCAGAACAGGTTGTAGTGGTTGAGCCATTCGTATATTCTGCTACTTGTTCGCTAGTAGGTAAACCTGTTGTCCTTGAAACAACAAGAGGTAGATTAACAGGAGTAGTAATGGATGTTAAACCTGATCATTTAGTTATCAAGGAACGAGATTCTACGTTCTTTGTACGTTTATGTAAAGTGGTCTGGATTATGCCTGACATAAATTAA
- a CDS encoding DUF2642 domain-containing protein, with the protein MNNMYNHMNQPMHMQPTMQPKQVVVVEPFVYATVSTLVGKRAVIETSRGNLSGTVIDVKPDHIVLQERDSTFFLRLCEVIWIMPE; encoded by the coding sequence ATGAATAACATGTATAACCATATGAATCAACCAATGCATATGCAACCTACTATGCAACCAAAACAAGTTGTAGTGGTAGAGCCATTTGTGTATGCAACAGTTAGCACCCTTGTAGGAAAAAGAGCAGTAATTGAAACATCTAGAGGCAACTTATCAGGGACAGTGATAGATGTTAAACCTGATCATATAGTACTCCAAGAACGTGATTCCACCTTTTTTTTACGTTTATGTGAAGTTATTTGGATCATGCCAGAATAG
- a CDS encoding protein-glutamine gamma-glutamyltransferase — MIQISGMPFQPNGFNVGSIENEILQQMSNTRVLYSYSSSNELLFELNLRKNIIESAREMNNSQAEFTTFQYAYCNEAYWRRTSEGGFLLKSNVNPSDAILDIYQSSSQYAFECATACIIVFYHAVLKSIGKPLFNSLFQSLYLYSWHSDPDLGIYTYYGDHILPGDVVYFRNPDYNPTTSWYRGVNAVTMSAGTFFGHGVGIKSTQEMIEFLNKYRRAGSSQSAYLTRLVTNPSFKGLFAISTLQRGPLPKKQYKVCHHNKSSISFLHYLSYYHQQFNNKRL, encoded by the coding sequence ATGATACAAATATCTGGTATGCCCTTTCAACCAAATGGATTTAACGTTGGGAGTATTGAGAATGAAATTCTTCAGCAAATGTCCAACACTCGCGTCTTATATTCTTATTCTTCGTCTAATGAACTTCTATTTGAACTGAACCTCCGTAAAAACATTATAGAAAGTGCAAGGGAAATGAATAATAGTCAAGCTGAGTTTACGACTTTTCAGTATGCATATTGTAATGAAGCCTATTGGAGACGAACAAGTGAAGGTGGATTCCTGTTAAAGTCGAACGTAAATCCTTCGGATGCCATTCTCGACATTTATCAAAGTAGTTCACAGTATGCCTTTGAATGTGCGACTGCTTGTATCATTGTCTTTTACCATGCTGTGCTCAAGAGTATTGGAAAGCCTCTATTTAACTCTCTATTTCAGTCTCTCTATTTATATAGCTGGCATTCAGATCCTGACCTCGGAATTTATACCTACTATGGGGACCATATTTTACCTGGGGACGTTGTTTATTTCCGTAACCCAGATTACAACCCAACAACCTCATGGTATAGAGGGGTAAATGCGGTAACGATGAGTGCTGGAACTTTTTTCGGACATGGTGTGGGAATAAAGAGCACTCAAGAAATGATTGAGTTTTTGAATAAATACAGGCGTGCAGGTAGTAGTCAATCAGCTTATTTAACAAGATTGGTTACTAACCCTTCCTTTAAGGGCCTATTTGCAATATCCACTCTACAAAGAGGTCCCTTACCTAAAAAGCAATATAAGGTATGTCATCATAATAAAAGCTCAATTTCTTTTCTACACTATCTTTCGTATTATCACCAGCAATTTAACAATAAACGTCTGTGA
- a CDS encoding DUF4179 domain-containing protein, with protein MQTNPILIESVKEKDMKSILDWFDSKRDIFYKFAWNYNKDPKVIEDLFYNSIMNIYDGNRKLKKNTNFEAWVISIFLKECWEIQKNNQEEPFVTDNVILNDLSQLESKYKDTIILSYFMDLPHDQVAHILQVPIQAVKTNLLTGIQLLSKDFGNTTQQEDCKEFQNQFFDYLNWSLVREKKIDLEIHIHTCQSCQRVLGSVQNVVLTLREVGNLEIPNGFMKHITSKVNETLTRRLLVKKKRTIKSIVLSSLLGIILVVGFFTNGFGYLYYSWLDFRQLEDEQMLGYLKSGLGEPLNLEEESNGIKVKIKTAIADEYQTLIYFEIEDTNEESNKYMINVFDGVYIENERDILDDRSFPFFNFPIEKIGQEKNENIFSGKFSLLPISQESGTIKLKLTNLLKVTEDSSSPEELIYRNYNEREVVVGDWSFDIPVTKHASVEQELNKQIEIDGVPITFKKIYFAPTTTVLEYDFERMQGQKHINEIRIQSLENEGKISKAHLYGYHYSRNGFYQSSFDSHYFEKPKEIKVQFSSILSFIEDRVTFDLNKESTSPQTIEYLGNTISINNIIDGERKRVEFIDAQVEGREYESLHFEFKTENDEPLNMNYHSSDGVLIDRNGKTYDQTEYNYFMSNTEPPRYFQTKIDVELFEQGSNEGVFPDKLQIHGYSTINYIDDVVEISLD; from the coding sequence TTGCAAACAAATCCAATTTTGATAGAAAGCGTAAAAGAGAAGGACATGAAATCTATCCTAGATTGGTTTGATTCAAAGAGAGACATATTTTATAAATTTGCTTGGAACTATAATAAAGATCCTAAGGTGATTGAAGATTTATTCTATAATTCCATCATGAACATTTATGATGGAAATCGTAAACTTAAAAAGAACACTAATTTTGAGGCCTGGGTTATTTCAATTTTTTTAAAAGAATGCTGGGAAATCCAAAAAAATAACCAAGAAGAGCCTTTTGTCACGGATAATGTGATATTAAACGATTTGAGTCAATTGGAAAGTAAATATAAAGATACGATTATCCTATCCTACTTCATGGACTTGCCACATGATCAGGTCGCTCATATCCTACAAGTGCCTATTCAAGCGGTAAAAACCAATTTGTTAACAGGAATTCAATTGCTCAGCAAAGACTTTGGTAACACGACCCAACAAGAAGATTGTAAGGAGTTTCAGAATCAATTTTTCGATTACCTAAATTGGTCGTTAGTTAGGGAGAAAAAGATAGATTTAGAGATACATATACACACCTGTCAAAGTTGTCAAAGAGTATTAGGTTCTGTACAAAATGTGGTTTTAACACTAAGAGAGGTAGGCAATCTGGAAATTCCCAATGGGTTCATGAAACATATAACCTCAAAAGTAAATGAAACTTTAACTAGAAGGCTGTTAGTCAAAAAAAAGCGAACAATCAAAAGTATAGTGTTATCATCACTTTTAGGAATAATCCTTGTTGTAGGATTTTTCACAAATGGTTTCGGATATCTTTACTATTCCTGGTTAGACTTTCGCCAACTAGAAGATGAACAAATGCTCGGCTATTTAAAAAGTGGTTTAGGTGAACCATTAAACCTCGAAGAAGAAAGCAATGGAATTAAAGTGAAGATTAAAACGGCTATAGCTGACGAATATCAAACACTTATCTATTTTGAAATAGAAGATACAAATGAAGAAAGTAATAAGTATATGATTAATGTTTTTGATGGGGTGTATATTGAAAATGAAAGAGACATCTTAGATGATCGATCTTTTCCTTTCTTTAATTTTCCTATAGAAAAAATAGGGCAAGAAAAAAATGAAAATATATTTAGTGGAAAGTTCAGTTTGTTACCGATTTCCCAAGAAAGTGGGACTATTAAATTAAAACTAACAAACCTGCTAAAGGTAACAGAGGATTCATCTAGTCCTGAGGAACTGATTTATAGAAACTATAATGAGAGAGAGGTTGTTGTTGGTGATTGGAGTTTTGATATTCCGGTGACAAAGCATGCTTCAGTAGAACAAGAATTAAATAAGCAAATTGAAATAGATGGTGTCCCAATTACTTTTAAAAAGATATACTTTGCCCCAACAACAACTGTCCTTGAATATGACTTTGAAAGAATGCAAGGGCAAAAACACATTAATGAAATCCGTATCCAAAGTCTTGAAAATGAGGGGAAAATATCTAAAGCCCACCTTTATGGGTATCATTATTCAAGAAATGGATTTTATCAAAGTAGTTTTGATTCACATTATTTTGAAAAACCAAAAGAAATCAAAGTCCAGTTTAGTTCGATTCTTTCATTTATAGAAGATCGTGTCACCTTTGACCTTAATAAGGAATCCACAAGCCCTCAAACGATTGAGTATTTAGGTAATACAATATCAATTAACAATATTATAGATGGGGAGCGGAAGAGGGTTGAATTTATAGATGCCCAAGTCGAAGGTAGAGAATATGAATCATTGCATTTCGAGTTTAAAACGGAGAATGATGAACCATTAAACATGAATTATCATTCTAGTGACGGAGTATTAATTGACCGCAATGGAAAAACGTATGATCAAACAGAATATAATTATTTTATGAGCAATACAGAACCTCCGCGCTATTTCCAAACGAAAATTGATGTTGAGTTATTTGAGCAGGGATCTAATGAAGGTGTATTTCCAGATAAGCTGCAAATACATGGATATAGTACTATCAATTATATTGATGACGTGGTAGAAATCTCACTAGATTAA
- a CDS encoding ABC transporter permease, translated as MFYVSMFFQYASQYLKTRLTYRVDTVVEILSDLLFQAVNLIFILVVFGHTSFLSGWSRDEIIFIYGFFLVPYALFSSFFNIWDFNDRYIVKGEMDRVLTRPIHSLFQIIMERMELESLFGVVTGLVIMVYAGANLGLTFAWYDVFIFIAMVIGGAFIYAGIFISIATIGFWSDSRTDIMPMMYNIGNYGRYPVDIYHKVIRFVLTWILPFAFVGVYPAAYFLGRDEWYMYAFFTPVMGVIFLGIAISLWNAGVKKYRGAGN; from the coding sequence ATGTTTTACGTTTCAATGTTCTTTCAATATGCCTCTCAATATTTAAAAACAAGATTAACGTACCGCGTTGATACTGTGGTCGAAATTCTATCAGACTTGTTATTTCAGGCTGTCAACTTAATTTTCATTTTAGTTGTATTTGGTCACACCTCCTTTCTAAGCGGTTGGAGTCGCGATGAGATAATCTTCATCTACGGATTCTTCCTTGTTCCCTATGCTTTATTTTCATCCTTTTTTAACATCTGGGACTTTAATGATCGTTATATTGTAAAAGGCGAAATGGACCGTGTGTTAACACGACCAATTCATAGTCTATTTCAAATAATTATGGAACGCATGGAGTTAGAATCATTATTTGGTGTGGTTACTGGTTTAGTAATTATGGTGTATGCTGGTGCGAACTTAGGTTTAACCTTCGCTTGGTATGATGTGTTTATCTTTATAGCAATGGTAATTGGCGGTGCATTTATTTATGCTGGTATCTTTATCTCCATTGCTACAATTGGATTTTGGTCTGATAGCCGAACAGACATCATGCCAATGATGTACAACATAGGTAACTACGGCCGTTATCCAGTTGATATTTATCACAAGGTCATACGGTTTGTGCTAACCTGGATTTTACCATTTGCCTTTGTCGGGGTGTACCCTGCAGCCTACTTCTTAGGAAGAGATGAATGGTACATGTATGCGTTTTTTACTCCTGTGATGGGAGTGATCTTCTTAGGCATTGCAATTTCCCTTTGGAATGCTGGTGTTAAAAAATACCGAGGAGCTGGGAACTAA
- a CDS encoding ABC transporter permease, producing the protein MSKYLEMIRIRFLMMLAYRTNYYSGILIYSINIGAYYFLWSAIYGDKQEIQGMSVLQMTTYVAVAWMARAFYFNNIDREIANEIKDGKVAIEMIRPYNYLGMKTMQGLGEGIFRLLFFSVPGMFIVALIFPISFSASFSTWLFFFVSLAFSFIINTQINLLTGIMTFFLFNNTGLIRAKRVVIDLFSGLLLPISFYPVWAQSVMTYLPFQAISYIPSMIFTEGFVGQEIFTAVMLQAVWAFILLIPIRMLWSLAKKQLIVQGG; encoded by the coding sequence ATGAGTAAATATCTTGAAATGATTCGAATTCGCTTCTTAATGATGCTGGCTTACCGAACGAACTATTATAGTGGAATTTTAATTTATAGTATTAATATCGGGGCCTATTACTTTTTATGGTCAGCTATATATGGTGATAAACAAGAAATTCAAGGGATGTCAGTGCTTCAAATGACAACGTATGTAGCAGTTGCTTGGATGGCACGAGCTTTTTACTTTAATAATATTGATCGAGAAATTGCAAATGAAATTAAGGATGGGAAAGTTGCAATCGAAATGATTCGTCCTTATAACTATTTGGGGATGAAAACGATGCAAGGACTTGGAGAAGGGATTTTCCGTTTGTTATTTTTCTCAGTACCAGGGATGTTCATTGTTGCTCTAATTTTTCCAATCAGTTTTTCAGCTAGTTTTTCAACGTGGCTGTTTTTCTTTGTTTCACTTGCGTTTAGTTTCATTATTAATACTCAAATAAACCTACTGACTGGAATTATGACATTCTTTTTATTTAATAATACAGGATTAATTCGCGCAAAACGTGTGGTTATTGACTTATTCTCAGGTTTGTTACTACCGATTTCTTTTTATCCAGTTTGGGCGCAATCGGTTATGACGTATTTACCATTTCAGGCGATTAGCTATATCCCTAGTATGATTTTTACAGAAGGCTTTGTCGGTCAGGAAATTTTTACTGCTGTGATGCTACAAGCTGTTTGGGCATTCATCCTACTCATTCCGATTCGTATGTTATGGTCACTCGCAAAAAAACAATTAATTGTACAAGGAGGCTAA